The proteins below are encoded in one region of Holophagaceae bacterium:
- the xseA gene encoding exodeoxyribonuclease VII large subunit encodes MDAPLSVKRLLEQIKARIEAPFSAVCVVGEVSNLRTSGKHWYFTLKEEGAALQCAVWAGSQRLLGHAPRDGERVVLKGSLNLYVAGGSLTLAVTHCEKAGVGDLQARLRQLEAELRAEGLFDGPKRPLPRFPKRLGIVAALGGAALRDVLEVCAKRAPGLDLLLAPAAAQGDRCVPENLAALQEVQDEHWGCEAILLVRGGGSLEDLWGFNDRDLVRAVAGCRLPIVTGVGHEIDTTLVDLAADLRAATPSHAALVATPDLAALKGEVGRRVDALMHIMQWRLRGLESTLNLLSDSPGMRALPQALDRGGARIAALSHRLQLAGSGLGASARLADLHLRLHLAHPRQRLDQTAHRLGLLRQRLRHTSSLTSEASTRPRLLESLRRLNPAMENLVLRRRQRLELLKASLAGLDPTGPLSRGFVLVRDEQGRPITSASTALPGGIARLQWLDGERTARFEE; translated from the coding sequence ATGGATGCCCCCCTTTCGGTCAAACGCCTGTTGGAACAGATCAAGGCGCGCATCGAGGCGCCTTTTTCCGCGGTTTGCGTGGTGGGCGAGGTGTCCAACCTGCGGACTTCGGGCAAGCACTGGTACTTCACCCTGAAGGAAGAGGGCGCGGCGCTGCAATGCGCGGTGTGGGCGGGCTCGCAGCGGCTGCTGGGCCATGCGCCGCGGGATGGCGAACGGGTGGTGCTGAAGGGTTCCCTGAACCTCTACGTGGCCGGCGGATCGCTCACCTTGGCGGTCACCCACTGCGAAAAGGCCGGTGTCGGCGATCTCCAGGCCAGGCTGCGGCAGCTGGAAGCGGAGCTGCGGGCCGAAGGCCTGTTTGACGGGCCGAAGCGCCCCCTGCCCCGCTTCCCGAAGCGCCTCGGCATCGTGGCGGCCCTGGGCGGCGCGGCCCTGCGGGATGTGCTGGAAGTCTGCGCGAAACGGGCGCCGGGGCTGGATCTGCTTCTAGCCCCCGCGGCGGCCCAAGGGGACCGCTGCGTGCCGGAGAACCTCGCGGCCCTGCAGGAGGTCCAGGACGAGCACTGGGGCTGCGAGGCCATCCTGCTGGTGCGGGGCGGGGGCAGCCTGGAAGATCTCTGGGGCTTCAATGACCGGGACCTCGTGCGCGCGGTGGCCGGATGCCGGCTCCCCATCGTCACGGGGGTGGGGCATGAAATCGATACGACCCTGGTGGATCTCGCCGCGGATCTCCGCGCCGCCACCCCCAGCCACGCGGCGCTGGTGGCGACCCCGGATCTTGCAGCGCTCAAGGGCGAGGTCGGGCGGCGCGTGGATGCGCTCATGCATATTATGCAGTGGCGGCTGAGGGGCCTGGAAAGCACGCTGAACCTGCTCAGCGACAGCCCCGGCATGCGCGCCCTGCCCCAGGCCCTGGATCGCGGTGGCGCAAGGATCGCGGCGCTTTCCCACCGCCTCCAGCTCGCGGGAAGCGGCCTCGGCGCTTCGGCCCGCCTGGCCGATCTGCACCTGCGGCTGCACCTCGCCCATCCCCGGCAAAGGCTGGATCAGACCGCCCACAGGCTTGGACTGCTGCGCCAGCGCCTGCGCCATACCTCGAGCCTCACATCAGAAGCATCGACCCGGCCGCGGCTGCTGGAGTCCCTCCGGAGATTGAATCCCGCGATGGAGAACCTGGTGCTGCGACGGCGCCAACGCCTGGAATTGCTGAAGGCGAGCCTAGCGGGATTGGACCCGACAGGTCCCTTATCCAGGGGCTTTGTCCTCGTGCGAGATGAGCAGGGCCGGCCCATCACGTCCGCATCGACTGCACTCCCGGGCGGGATCGCACGCCTCCAGTGGCTCGACGGAGAGCGCACGGCGCGCTTTGAAGAGTGA
- a CDS encoding SpoIIE family protein phosphatase, with protein MDFLARLRPRWAWIVLAFGLPYAALAFTPGLHGPLALMLPSGCAFWLAAAVLGFLGLRWSWRKWMFKVSRRLWLILILLSVLPALTLSLLFVSVGWVSIGGQVSRTLQGNIKAAEAAIKTASQEPADQIARQNLQLLGDVWVARVQTLPEGVKPDFVGLVWNDNAPIKGKGIFLRAVSAEGDHYRLLNISLGSLAARSKELWGGRMAYRLDHTPETAGKKEFITFKGRDANNAPMEQNLQPFIPDEKIKPMEAWSQGDALKGSFAFHPFRLPAVGLKILDWSTGHEDLMLTATPETSLRELIRGYGFTGEGGNQSVETIAIIAGLAMLLMVLAGIQFIALFMGLYLAWQLGGSVDDLFAGVGRLSAGDFSARIRPRTKDQVGKLAAAFNLMAERLLTSQKERDQRLSMEEELRVAREVQMHLLPDIPMLPGTAAVHATILPAKDVAGDYYDLFRLSDGRLAFLIADVSGKGTSAAFYAAETKGVVAALDKVLRCPKDVAIRLNEIWCEKHIHSKRMFITLIYGVFDPLTGAFELVRAGHPPAFLCRADGRVERLAPRGLGVGLSLERFEENLDACSGTLGKGDSLICYTDGLSEAASPARELFGEDRLEALLAVPGHCSITSILGAVSEFTEGQALDDDLTLLVLQR; from the coding sequence ATGGATTTCCTGGCCCGTTTGCGCCCGCGCTGGGCCTGGATCGTCCTGGCCTTCGGCCTGCCCTATGCGGCGCTGGCCTTCACGCCCGGCCTGCACGGCCCCCTGGCCCTGATGCTGCCCTCGGGCTGCGCTTTCTGGCTCGCGGCCGCGGTGCTGGGCTTCCTCGGCCTGCGCTGGTCGTGGCGGAAATGGATGTTCAAGGTGTCCCGGCGCCTCTGGCTCATCCTCATCCTGCTCTCGGTGCTGCCGGCGCTCACGCTCTCCCTGCTCTTCGTCAGCGTGGGCTGGGTGAGCATCGGAGGCCAGGTGAGCCGCACCCTGCAGGGCAACATCAAGGCGGCGGAAGCGGCCATCAAGACCGCCAGCCAGGAACCCGCGGACCAGATCGCCCGGCAGAACCTCCAATTGCTTGGAGACGTGTGGGTGGCGAGGGTCCAGACGCTTCCGGAAGGCGTGAAGCCGGATTTCGTGGGCCTGGTGTGGAACGACAATGCGCCCATCAAGGGGAAGGGGATTTTCCTCCGCGCGGTGAGCGCCGAGGGAGACCACTACCGGCTGCTCAACATTTCGCTGGGCAGCCTGGCGGCCCGCAGCAAGGAACTCTGGGGCGGGCGCATGGCCTACCGGCTGGACCATACGCCGGAGACCGCCGGGAAGAAGGAATTCATCACCTTCAAGGGCCGGGATGCGAACAACGCGCCCATGGAACAGAATCTGCAACCTTTCATTCCTGATGAAAAAATTAAACCCATGGAAGCGTGGTCCCAGGGGGACGCGCTGAAGGGCTCCTTCGCTTTCCATCCCTTCCGCCTTCCGGCGGTGGGGCTGAAGATCCTGGACTGGAGCACCGGCCACGAGGATCTGATGCTCACCGCCACGCCCGAGACCAGCCTGCGGGAATTGATCCGGGGCTACGGATTCACGGGCGAAGGCGGAAACCAATCCGTCGAGACCATCGCCATCATCGCGGGCCTGGCCATGCTGCTGATGGTCCTGGCGGGCATCCAGTTCATCGCGCTGTTCATGGGGCTCTACCTGGCCTGGCAGCTCGGCGGCAGCGTGGACGACCTGTTCGCGGGGGTCGGGCGGCTCTCGGCCGGCGATTTCAGCGCGCGCATCAGGCCCCGCACCAAGGACCAGGTGGGCAAGCTGGCAGCCGCCTTCAACCTCATGGCCGAGCGCCTCTTGACCTCCCAGAAAGAGCGCGACCAACGCCTCTCCATGGAAGAGGAACTGCGCGTGGCCCGGGAAGTGCAAATGCACCTGCTCCCGGATATTCCGATGCTGCCCGGCACCGCGGCCGTCCATGCCACGATCCTTCCCGCCAAGGACGTGGCCGGGGATTATTACGATCTGTTCCGGCTTTCGGACGGGCGCCTGGCTTTCCTCATCGCCGACGTGAGCGGCAAAGGCACCTCCGCTGCATTTTATGCAGCCGAAACCAAGGGCGTCGTGGCGGCGCTGGACAAGGTGCTGCGCTGCCCCAAGGATGTCGCCATCCGGCTCAACGAGATCTGGTGCGAGAAGCACATCCATTCCAAGCGCATGTTCATCACGCTCATCTACGGCGTATTCGATCCATTGACCGGAGCTTTCGAACTAGTGAGGGCAGGGCATCCCCCGGCCTTCCTCTGCCGGGCGGATGGCCGCGTGGAGCGCCTGGCTCCGCGGGGTCTCGGTGTGGGCCTGAGCCTGGAACGTTTCGAAGAAAACCTGGATGCCTGCTCGGGCACCCTTGGGAAAGGCGACAGCCTGATCTGCTACACCGACGGCCTCAGCGAGGCCGCCTCGCCCGCCCGCGAACTCTTCGGCGAAGACCGCCTGGAAGCCCTGCTGGCCGTGCCGGGGCATTGCTCCATCACCAGCATCCTGGGCGCCGTGTCCGAATTCACCGAAGGCCAGGCCCTGGACGACGACCTGACGCTGCTGGTGCTGCAGCGCTGA